In Gossypium hirsutum isolate 1008001.06 chromosome D06, Gossypium_hirsutum_v2.1, whole genome shotgun sequence, one genomic interval encodes:
- the LOC107901055 gene encoding protein LURP-one-related 6 yields the protein MAGKANTMPVISKLYCSSSQVVLAVRRRPHVVNGGGFVVTDCSQMVVFRVDGCGVLGTKGELVLRDGNGDALLLIRRKGGMVEALSIHKKWKGYSFDYEGSQKLVFTLKEPARPCLSNNNAIRISTEPKSSSKQCEYEINGYFPDRKCSIIDSTGNLVAQVGVKKEVEELMASKDVYQVVVKPGVDQAFVFGVIAVLDYIYGESTRC from the exons ATGGCCGGGAAAGCCAATACAATGCCGGTTATCAGTAAGCTGTATTGTTCTTCATCTCAGGTGGTGCTTGCGGTTAGGAGGAGGCCGCATGTGGTGAACGGAGGCGGTTTCGTGGTGACGGATTGTAGCCAGATGGTTGTTTTCAGGGTCGACGGTTGTGGGGTTCTGGGTACTAAAGGGGAGCTGGTCTTGAGAGATGGAAATGGGGATGCTTTGCTTCTCATACGTCGAAAg GGAGGGATGGTTGAGGCACTAAGCATACATAAAAAATGGAAAGGCTACAGTTTCGACTACGAAGGATCACAAAAGTTGGTTTTCACTTTAAAGGAGCCAGCCCGTCCATGCCTATCCAATAACAATGCCATCAGAATCTCCACTGAACCAAAAAGCAGCAGCAAGCAGTGTGAGTATGAGATCAATGGTTATTTCCCTGACAGAAAATGCAGCATCATTGATTCCACAGGCAACCTTGTCGCTCAG GTTGGAGTAAAGAAGGAAGTAGAGGAGTTGATGGCAAGTAAAGATGTTTATCAAGTAGTGGTAAAACCTGGGGTTGATCAAGCTTTTGTTTTTGGAGTCATTGCTGTTCTTGATTACATTTACGGTGAATCTACCAGGTGCTGA